One segment of Meriones unguiculatus strain TT.TT164.6M chromosome 3, Bangor_MerUng_6.1, whole genome shotgun sequence DNA contains the following:
- the LOC110544654 gene encoding putative vomeronasal receptor-like protein 4 translates to MSSLKNVLYFQAGFAVIANMCLLFLYTFIIVGHRFKPTDLMSYQLTFIHIMMILTGGDIWLTGIFESLNIENDFKCKAIFYISRVMRGLSICITCLLSVFQAVTISPSTSFLAKFKPKLKKYMIYAFFYIWSFNLSFSSNLIFYVGGFTNVSEINQMKVTESCSLFPMNYIIWGFILTLTTSRDVFLVGVMLTTSAYMVIILFRHQRQCKHLHSINHLRVSPEKRATRTILLLVVFFVIMYWVDFIISSTSILVWMYDPFILTVQKFVMNAYPTITPLLHISSDKRLINALKNKQSKHHQIFKNIF, encoded by the coding sequence ATGTCTTCACTAAAGAATGTCCTTTATTTCCAAGCTGGGTTTGCAGTCATAGCCAAtatgtgtcttctttttctctataCTTTCATAATTGTAGGTCACAGATTTAAGCCCACAGACCTGATGTCCTATCAACTGACCTTCATTCACATAATGATGATCCTCACTGGTGGTGACATTTGGCTTACAGGCATATTTGAGTCACTGAACATTGAGAATGACTTCAAATGTAAGGCAATTTTTTACATAAGCAGGGTGATGAGAGGCCTCTCTATCTGcatcacctgcctcctgagtgtgttcCAGGCTGTCACTATCAGTCCCAGTACCTCTTTTTTGGCAAAATTTAAACCTAAGCTAAAAAAATACATGATCTATGCTTTCTTCTATATTTGGTCTTTCAATTTGTCCTTCAGTAGTAACCTGATATTCTATGTTGGTGGTTTTACCAATGTGAGTGAGATAAACCAgatgaaggtcactgaatcctgCTCACTCTTCCCCATGAACTACATCATCTGGGGATTTATTTTAACACTGACAACatccagagatgtgtttcttgtaggaGTCATGCTGACCACAAGTGCTTACATGGTGATTATCCTGTTCAGACATCAGAGGCAATGCAAGCATCTTCATAGCATCAACCACCTGAGAGTGTCTCCTGAGAAAAGGGCCACCCGAACCATCTTGCTGCTGGTAGTTTTCTTTGTGATCATGTACTGGGTGGACTTCATCATTTCATCTACTTCAATCCTAGTATGGATGTATGACCCATTCATTCTGACTGTTCAAAAGTTTGTGATGAATGCCTATCCCACAATTACTCCTTTGTTACACATCAGCTCTGATAAGAGACTAATCAATGCACTGAAAAACAAGCAGTCAAAGCACcaccagatttttaaaaacattttttaa